A single window of Pseudarthrobacter psychrotolerans DNA harbors:
- a CDS encoding trans-aconitate 2-methyltransferase, translated as MKWDPVKYVQFGDYRDRPFFDLTGRIQADRPQHVVDLGCGPGNLTATLARRWPEAKVVGLDSSEEMLDKAEAHAGKHAGLSFGLADIADWTPPADTDVVVTNAALQWVPGHQEMLAGWLAALKPGAWFAMQVPGNFNGPSHALMRDLAGSARWSSRLDGVLRGGESVGEPADYLSIMLDAGCTADAWETTYQQVLTGTDPVLNWVRGTALRPVVAALSAEDGHAFETEYAAALRGAYPGTVHGTVFPFRRIFAVAQKQTST; from the coding sequence GTGAAGTGGGACCCCGTAAAGTACGTCCAGTTCGGCGACTACCGCGACCGGCCCTTTTTCGACCTGACGGGGCGGATCCAGGCGGACCGGCCACAGCACGTTGTGGATCTGGGCTGTGGTCCGGGGAACCTCACGGCCACCCTCGCCCGGAGATGGCCGGAAGCGAAAGTGGTGGGGCTCGATTCGTCCGAGGAGATGCTGGACAAGGCTGAGGCCCACGCAGGCAAGCATGCGGGCCTCAGCTTCGGGCTGGCGGATATCGCAGACTGGACGCCCCCGGCTGACACCGATGTGGTGGTCACCAACGCCGCACTTCAGTGGGTGCCGGGCCATCAGGAGATGCTGGCGGGCTGGCTGGCGGCGCTCAAGCCCGGTGCCTGGTTCGCCATGCAGGTGCCGGGGAATTTCAACGGCCCGTCCCATGCCTTGATGCGGGACCTCGCAGGCTCGGCGCGCTGGTCTTCCCGGCTCGACGGGGTACTTCGCGGTGGGGAATCCGTGGGGGAACCCGCAGACTACCTCAGCATCATGCTGGACGCGGGCTGTACGGCAGACGCCTGGGAAACCACCTACCAGCAGGTCCTCACTGGGACGGATCCGGTGCTGAACTGGGTGCGCGGCACGGCGTTGCGCCCGGTCGTGGCGGCCCTCTCAGCCGAGGACGGGCACGCCTTTGAAACTGAGTATGCGGCAGCCCTGCGTGGTGCCTACCCGGGAACGGTCCACGGCACGGTGTTTCCCTTCCGGCGGATCTTTGCCGTAGCGCAAAAGCAGACCAGCACATAA